Within the Periplaneta americana isolate PAMFEO1 chromosome 6, P.americana_PAMFEO1_priV1, whole genome shotgun sequence genome, the region tgtacacgcaaaaataaattcaagtaaggatcacgctcccactgcatgagaggtccgcgcatgcgctacagcaaaactgtttctgtcccgagcctctcatctaaggcactcgtcataatttactcgcaatatttacgcaaatacacattgtcgctaacagtggtgctatctctcaataatgttcagaacgaaggaggtagacagagagagaaaaaaagaaatatagcacaaaactgttttgtctcgagactctcatctaagacacgtaataagtcacgtaatctacttgcaatatatttgcgcaaatacactttgtagctaacactggtgctatctctcagtaactACGCCaaacaccaacgtcatgttcttatgttggtgacattgtgtatttacttaaatttggtggtaaatgtaacggcacggttcaaagtgactgtggtaattctccagtatagtgCAGTCTGTTATATGTGAAGAATAGCGTAGTGCTTGCAGAAACATGGCGACTCCCCTATTCCTGTTAGGTTCGTATGGTCTGCTGTTTGAGGGATCGGGCAAAGACAAGCGAGAGGTAGAGAGTCAAGGAAATGGAGTCGGTTGGATGAAAATGCTAACTTTGCAAATATGTGCTACTTTAGTACTGTGGTTATCTGTTAGTTGGATAAAAGAAATTAGATATGCAACTGAAAGATTCCTCGTTCATATTGGATTAAATAAGtggcatttattttataatatttattctgtttataagaaaataatttctcaaattCAAAACACAGCACCAAATGAACAATCACAAGTCTGGACACACGATAAGCCCTGCTAGAGTCGGCAGATGTTGCTCGTCAGGAATTCACAGCGTTATTTATTCAAACAATCTCTATGGCGTTTCATTAACCTGAAGCTTTCCATTTTTGTAAGATTTCAGCAGCTTTCTGTAGAGTCTCGTCTTTCTGTAAATAAAAAGACGCAAAATTACTTGTTTATATAAAACACGAAATACTTCACTAtacatctcgattacacaacttttaacacatcACTTCGGAAAAAGAGaaagacataatacgttttctgaaGACGAAATGCTTCCTTAAAAATCTGCATTCTGTCTTATTCCCTCTTTCCACTCTTACAGTTGTGTGatgattagacatcggatttttaggcactaaaaattgcagttttaggcgcctaaaataagctcaaaatttgtaaaattaggctctattttaatgaaaataggcattttaggcacatcaaggtatcatacttcttcctttctttcactgaaaaagttacatacctgtttgctacaaatcttgcagaatattatttttccatcataagtgaattctgaatattctgttagccattgccggatcaatgtagattttgcacttatatttttcggcattatcgcgttaaacttcacaggaaaacgtcctaccgctcaaaacttctcaacacaaataaggtgagggaaagagcaactgttaacgagtattcaaatgaaccgttgttactgagattcaattggacaaaaatacaaagttccacttattgttgcatttcctggtagtgaagggccattcttttaaatattttgtaacggtttaccctactaattcgcagttttacgacttttcataaatatttcaaaaacactctttctccaaaaattgtgattttatgacactctgaagggcagtacagctaatcggtttcagaccgaaaacagtcatttttatagtatagtatatctctgaatcggtagcagcacatgttgtgattgttgcctgcttcaaaactaaggttggttctttgtcggcatttatgcctccaaacatgttaaattcggtgaaatctattgcgagtgtcgtgagattcaaaacattttgtttcctttatcaatggtttcatggccggtgtgaagcaaactttccactttttaaatgccttaaatttcgcagtgaatgcatgtataaattataaaaagtaagagtaaaatgcgaaactttacagtgagttaggcatttttaggcgaatattaacaaattaggctctaataaccgttttagggcattttagggcactataaaactctttgaatacctttcaatttccatgaaacacaaatattaataattatttttacttttctcctaaagaaacaaaataggcatttgccctagaatccgatgtctgtgaTACATGAATCCAAGAAGTTTTAAGTCAAgatgaagttaaaaaaataacctTTAGTACTTTATGTATCTTAGtaacttaaatatatttttaattttaacacatgatttgaattaaatttttttcattaaattctagTTTTTTCCCTGATATGATTGTTTCTTTGTATCTTTATAATGTACGGTATTTAAAAGATTAATTTTCAGTAGGTAATAGCTATTTATGGTTGACTAGTTCATAATAATTGTTTACTGAATGCCTATATACGAGATTCGTTAAGcaataaggatttttttttcgttgttggtaactctatagcatctattagatgcttcatggttgtgctaacagatggagttacttgtcaacaatgtgacgctgaaacgtgtgttcaggttactgcccagcgacagtcctgatgtattttatattttgatgattggttaattaatattaacccggcacactcacattcatacaaaagatttttttttttgttaaatttatttatacatactttaacatctgtgatcatatcacgtgtttaggatctgtgggtataccagtaggccattgttactattgctgagttcctgtttctattgcgtGTTAtacatggcttgtgttcatgtaactaattTGATTAATGTTCacgatattggtgattgaggcagtgatgaatcatggtatgtaaattcccaatccagcatttgcctttgtgactgagggaaacgaTGAAAAATCCCAGTTACATTGGTCGCccatgggatttgaacccgggacctcctgaatgcgagtctcaaacactTCTGTCGGAGCCAACTTGCTAGCTATTAAGGATTTATAATGCCTGTATGTGTGTTACAGGattaccatggaaacataacaagaaactaatattttaaagtattcaATACAAtatgtaactttaaaaatacaacaaGAAAACATTAATGTTCCCAATTGCATTAAAAACTCCAACTTACAATAATTACTAATATTCGCATTTTTGTTCTACAATAACGTCGTCTTCAGCATGAAATATTTTGCCCCACAatgaatttggtaaaaatgaTTTTGCAAGGTCCCCAAAGTACGCCAGAAAAACAATTTCATTCATACTAGCATCATATTTATCTCTCATCCAAAGATCAAATATAGCATATTCTTTGCCGTACACTTCCCTAGACTTCACAGataataaattttctaaaaattcctGAGCCTTTTCAACAATATCTACAGGAATTTTACTAAATCCTTCCATTTTGTACATAATTAAGCTGTTTATAGAATACCTAGACATCGTTTCCATGCCAACATAAATGTCTTAAACCAGACTTtcaaatttttcatttaattcaatTATTATGAACTTAAtactttaccacagtctactacatacagtcacgaagcttgagttttgagggtgctattttgcattgcctgtaatgaggcgatattagcgatcctagtggtgagcaactatctaatgtttgcatatttactacgtattgagcttcgcgactgtatatactagactgtgactttaCTATGAACTAGTCAACCATAAAATATTGCATGCATCATGGGCAGTACTTATGTCTATATTTCTCACGAGACTAACAGAGTCCCTCAGGTTTGTAAGCCTGCATAAACTTCTACTTAATGTCCTTGATACATAAATGACTACTATAGGCATCAAGAACACATTCAGTTTTCAGTTCATAAGATGCGAACTTCATATTGTAGTTTGTAAAAAAAGGGCACAACTAGCAATTCTTTCTAAAATCActtttttccattttattgtaCTTCTTTAGATGATGCATCTGTCTACACTACATCCACAATTAGATGAGATGGAAATTTTTTTGTtgagatgccacaggggaacaggAGTTCCTGGACAAAACTCCTGTACTATCTGGACCATAAGCTTGCCcaaaacaagttataaatcgagggtacactggggatcgaacctgggtccagcACTCTAGCCATTAGACCACCATGGTGGCtaatttacttaatgtaataGCTTAGAATTTGATTTGTGTTCAAATTATATTGACAATAACGATTTAAaaagaattttatttctgaaataatagTAGGTATTGTAGAAGAAAGgcccaattctgttattttcacattatatttatttattattatatatttattggagtaggctatgtgccggcaccgggtttccccttctcccttcatcttcatcatcatcatcagttaatcactcattccagacactactcttacacatacactcaccctagtacacgacataactctccacagatacacatcatgtacagtgacccgccgaagtggtgcacaactagaaaatgggtcacagttctgccatctatccgcaaaatgtggaacccgaatcacacaagtgaagtgggtaggcattggatacacacacacacacacacacacacattatattTAAACCCTTTCCAACCAGTcacagaaagaataaaattatattacatctTCTTGGCAGTGCTTTAAATGCATTATGTTAAAGAATTGGTTTTTGTGTCGGTGTTTGATACCAAGATATTCAGTTTTTGTTCCTCCTGTAGAATTTTAAAATGATTTGTTGACCCTTCTCTGAATAACAGCTTCAACTGCAGAATTTGTTAGgttcaacacaaatttgtttttataagCTACATATATAGTTTTCCTGCAACCAATACAAGGACGGTACCTTGATGAAACAGTAGCGCACACTTGTCTCACAGAGGTGCTTGTGCTGGTCGCTGTAGAACGCTGATGGAGGTATGCCTTGTAGCTTCACATTTTTGGACATCCATTTTGTAAAGCGATAATCCTTCAGAGGGTCTGTTTCTTGGTCAAGGTTCACTCTGCCAGCTGGAAACCAAATAATTACCAGTAAATCTCTTAGGCTCAGTTGTACGATAGCGGAATAAATCTTGGAATCGCCtaactatagaataaatggaGCTCCATGTTGTATGACATTCGTTTATTCAAAGGTTATCTATTTCATAGCCAGCAGAATTGGAACAGAGGTTGGCAATACtttagatggtgttttgtttataaagtgcattcacaaaaccagtttttttttttttttttttttaatttctgaacatattagtattactattttgTCTACTGagtttattataaagaaatgaatgaatccaAAGGAATTAGATATCAAAACTATAAAATAGAAGATACATTTAACCTAGTTGGAATAGTGAATGACTATAATAAAATGCTAGAAAAAAGAAAAACCTTATAATGTTTATCAAAAGACAAGAACATTGAAGTCTGTACCTAGATTATTTAGATTCAGACTGATAGAGGAATGCACAACGTGAAactgatattataatattgccatatgaatttgtttaaaatttaatttaatcatttcaaaaaaatagtcttcctttacaatgatgataatgtgAACTATTTTTACTTACGTCATGTGTTCCATATCATCATTGTTTAATTCCAGTATGCTTAAAACAGTGTCCATTTTTAGTCTAAATTTTACCAGAAATTCTCGATCATAATCGTTTCATACATCATGTCTATTATcccttattttcttttgttttcacgttcccaaaaataaattatatactaaTTGAAATCAATATCAGACATTCATGTCTAATGTTGCCGCCATTTTATAATTTAgggaataaattataaaatggcgGCAACATTAGACATGAATCTCTGATACTGAACACTTTAACAGTGACTGAaagcatggaatagcttattTGGGAGAGATCCTCTGGATAATACATTTTCCCGAGTTCGTACAACACATTTCTGGTGTAACCAcagaattaattttaacagaacTTCATTCCATGTTCATATAACTAGGCCTAAATGAAATTGCTACACTATTATGGAATAGTACCATACTTCTGATATCTGAATAGCATGTTATAaagcaattaatttaattttgtgcgatataattatattatttaatcagAGGTCTAGCACCTTATTCCCACAGCACAAGGttcgtattttataaacaaagaatttaaatttttcgTAGCAGAATCACAAGAAATGTGGAAAAGCTTCATGTTGCTTAAATTCTAAACATAAAGTTTCATCAATGGATAGTTTTGGTCAGCACTGAAAGCTGTGTTTCAACTATGGAAGTCATACTAACCTAGAGGTGACCAATCAGCTACCATAAAATACCCTCCTTCTGGAATGGTGGGTACCATCCCAACATCTGACAAGAACTTAGCCATGTAGTCTCTCTTGGCTTCCAGTTCTCTCGGAAGACTCAGATAGTAGCACTCGGGTTGACCCAGTCGACCCAACTCCAGTTCAAAGCCCCGAGCAACTGCCTCCTGTAATCAGGCAACGTAATTCACATTGACTGTTCAACGATGTGCcacagcccatgggttccttaacaaaatatgctttcaCGAAGGTTATCTGTTctctaattttgtcggtctaatttagatacaccctgtaatTAATGAagtatttaacttcatttttttcttttgtgcctATGATATAGATTTTTTCCCTTTTCTGCAATTTCGCTCATCCCTCCCAGTATTTCGTTGAGatgtttcagtttttgttttcagAATCTGGGATCCCTAAGTACATTGCTTTTGAAATGCGattataaaattgataaaacgAAAATCTCTCAAGAGCACAAGTTCACTTGGTGAGCATCGTTTGTCTGATTTCACTTTAATGTGTGTAAATATTACCTAatttcaatcaatcaaactcctgtatctcctcatgaggagcatagggcattcataaaatgcctccatcggaccctatttgtagcttACTTAATTTGGTAGTCATAAAATACCTGGATAGGTGTGCTGCAAGTGTACACGCAGTTCTGGTGAACTGTCTGCAAGTTCCTCATTAGGTTAGCTGGTCCATAAGCCCAGCCGATTTTCCAGCCCGTTACACTAAACGTCTTCCCCGCTGACCCGATAGTGACCGTTCTCTCCCACATGCCAGGCAGTGtggctgaaattaaaaatatttaagattCTAAATTAAGCAAgtacatattaaaacaaattagtccacacctgtggagtaacagcgtgtctggctgcaaaaccagatggcccgtgttcaaatcccggttggggcaagttacctggttgaggtttttccagggttttccctcaacccaatacgagcaaatgctagataactttcggtgctggaccccggactcatttcaccggcattatcaccttcatctaattcaaatgctacataacctaagatgttgacaaagcgtcgtaaaataacctatttaaagaaaaaaaattaaaaccgtaattgaggcgttctctggaacaagaacttaactgcaaaatcttgaatttgaaatGCAGAGCATCCTACATTTCAGATCTGGTGTAACAGCATTGAGCAGAGCAATATTGAAATGTTTCTAGATGACGCTGTGTTTTTTGGCGGGAAATGATTTAACTTAAATGAGAAAACAACAGCAATCTGCTTGGCGACAATGGATGAAAACGAGGACAGttgatgacaaaataaaatataataaagcaaGGGCAAATCTCAGAAGAAGTATTCTTGAAGCCAAAAGAACAAGCTGGCAGTGATTTGTTGGGTCTTTAAACCTAAATACTCCGCCTACAACTGTATGGAAAAGatttaccgactccaagggggctatatttaatatgattaaatatgtaccaaacctatatgcacacagaattattccaattcagaaacaactatgtaaactaaaagaactccaaaaggaaacaacatttcaatggatacctagtcattgtggtatacctggaaacgagaaagttgataatattgcaaaacaggcaacatatttgcaaccaagacctcttcaagtgatatctctatccagtgcctttgcttcaggaaagtctcattttacaaacctatggatcaacaattggctctcttctgacaaaggaaaaattttacagtccgtacaaaagaaaccaaatgacctggaaatgcacaaaaacttgcccagacatgttcaaacatttttaacaagagccagaacaggtcacattgccactcaattgtacctacaccgatttcccatctctgataatcctacttgtctgtggtggaataatcatgatgaagatctggaacacattcttctatactgtccatccataaaccacaaaagaagtaaattaaaatcatcagtaccagttgcagaagacacagccctgcagtatatattgacgacaccccaactctggctactagcaacagacatctataatgaacaccgatcaaaatacccctatttctcgtgaaaaacaacaactgaatagactacagtggactatagtggactttgtgttgtcagcaaacagctggatacattaagaagattgattgaataTTTTGTCTGGAGGGAGATGTGTTGTTAAGGATTCAATATAGGCTGGAAACAGAAAAAGGCATTATGTACGATAAGTTATTCCAGGGAATGCCTTAATTATATCATTAAAGTatcctaaaataaataattggttGGTTAATTCTAACAGACTGATATTCTTATTAAGGATAGATGGgctataatattttaatctttcCTCTTTAAAAGATAATTTATCATTTTACCAGTCCGCCATGTTCAAAGCTCCTTGGGGAAATTTTTAAAGACAGCAGTGTGGCATTTAAATAGCTAGTACAAAACTTTCATctcattttttttcatatagctacATGTTCCTTGCGACACAATTCTTGTCTGATTCACATTAAACTTATAGGAATTGTTGTAATATGTACACGTATTTTAAATTTGTCTGGTTTTATGTGACGTGGATATTACTGTACATTTCCACATATAGAAGTAGTAACCCATTTTCTTTTTATGTAAAAATCAGAAAAgcgaagttaaattttttctctcAAGATTTTTTTTCCAAACAAAAATCACACTAATTTTTACTTCTATATATGTGCTATTATTCTGTAAATTTACAGGTCGTAAAACCAAAAAATATATCGCGAGGGACATTTTTTGTGATACTATTAAAAGAactaacaaaattgtaaataactAAAACTATTTGATTTAGCATAACATTAGCCATGACTATTAGTAGTATGTGGTTCAAATTTGATAAACATTTAcacagaattatataatttgaagatTTCACTCCTATCTCCCCGTAAACATTCTTTTTGTTTCGGCAAGTTAAGATTTTTAAATTGGAAGATTTTAGAAAAAGTATAAAACTGGTTCAGAAATGGCTTAAAAGAACTGCGTCTTAATTCTATGATTAACAAATCTCATATAATGACTTATGTGAATAACACAACGGAATAAATATCATAAATAGACTGCATTATTAAACCTCTATAGACTGATTTGCTATGCCCATATTGATATCTTATGTAAAATGTAGTTTGTATGATGCAATAAGGAAGTGTACGTAACCTACTTCTATTTGAACTTTGTATACGGCAATACTATTATCTGTAGAAATGCTTTTAAGCTCCAAGGTCACTTGCAGCATCCAGAAttgtttatataatatgataaggACATCATGGATTATATGCATCGTGATACAGTAATATTTTACACATCTGTTTTATGCTGAAAGTGACacataaaattcgaaattaaCAATTAATGCTATTTGAGAAGTCACAATGTATACTgtctatcacttttactttttaatttcgctctagaatatgtcattaggaaagttcaggataacagagagggtttggaattgaatgggttacatcagctgcttgtctatgcggatgacgtgaatatgtttggagaaaatccacaaatgactagggaaaacgcgggaattttatttgaagcaagtaaagagatgggtttggaagtaaatcccgaaaagacaaagtatatgattatgtcttgtgaccagaatattgcacgaaatggaaatataaaaattggagatttatcctttgaaaaggtggaaaaattcagataccttggagcaacagtaacaaatataaatgacactcgggaggaaattaaacgcagaataaatatgggaaatgcctgttattattcggttgagaagcttttgtcatctagtctgctgtcaaaaaatctgaaagttagaatttataaaacagttatattaccggttgttctttatggttgtgaaacttagactctcactttgagaagggAACAGACATTAAAGGTGTtacagaataaggttcttaggaaaatatttggggctaagagggatgaagttacaggagaatggagaaagttacacaatgcagaactgcacgcattatattcttcacctgacataattaggaaaattaaatccagatgtttgagatgggcagggcatgtagcacatatgggcgaatccagaaatgcatatagagtgttagttgggaggccggagggaaaaagacctttggggaggccgagatgtagatgggaggataatattaaaatggatttgagggaggtgggatgtgatggtagagactggattaatcttgctcaggatagggaccaatggcgggcttatgtgagggcggcaatgaacctccgggttccttaaaagccagtaagtaagtaagttaaagtGAAGAATAAAAACAATGAGATTTTTAAGTGTCAAATCAAAATTTGTAGCTTCATAATCtaaggatttataaaacgagaaaaGCAGACATGCAACACCAGCACCTTCCATTTTGGTTGGACAGTAGGGATCcatcagtgaaaatatgaagCTATTCCTTGTTAGGGAATCTACTATGAATAGTTTCCAATGCTAGCAATTTATACAGAATATATGGGAACAGTGGAAACCAGTGAATCAACAAATAGTTTTTAAAGTAACTAATTGTGATTTAACTTTCTTAAAATTGCAAGCTGAAGCCATACCAATTCGTATGTGTTTGCTTGGCTTGTACACTAGCCATTCGTACACCTCGTCAGAAATGCAGAGTACGTTCCACTTCTTGCACAAGTCTGCGATGAGCTCGAGCTCTTGCTGGTTGAACACCTTGCCGATCGGGTTGTGGGGGGTGTTGAGGATGATGGCTTTCGTCTTCTTATTGAACAGGCTGGTCAGCTCTGCTGGGTCCAGCACCCAGTCACTGGACATTATTTTGCCACTTTTCTTGTTCTGCAATATAAAACATCAGTTACAAACACACTGTAGGACAACAAGCTCAGTCAGATCATGGGGGGTATGAGAGAGAGCTCTTGTAGCTCTGAAAGAATCAGAAAATAAGTGGGTGGCATTACACAAATTATTCGCAACCCAAACTCCAAATACAGTAagacttttttatataaatttcgcATTTATGCGTTTTTCAAACATAttcgtttttctttttctgaagTCTCGGCAAAATTCTCATGctttcatgttaatttatttccaatatacagttcgtttttcgtttattcgttttttacacttgtatcacagtctatagtcgcgacgctgttattcccggcgtgactcctcccctttgcttacgtcttaggaagtgaaggctctataaagtctaggtaggtagtatcgttcgccatttttgtcctttcgttgccgaactactatacgaggaatctatttgccacaccgttaaacattatcatgtcgtagctcctatgataataaatcaaacgcactgtaattcagcaaataattgagcggcaaataatgtcttcgtgtgctttctgcgaacgccaacgaaagagccaaaatggcgggcgattatattaagtatttatcgagccttaaaaaatgaataatgcCTTCagaagcgaatcacaagatgcacacgtttaaatgtagccgacctgcaacacgattgtctgccggaaattagagcgacggaactataatatatacagtcacgaagcttgagtttatgggggtactaggaacaatagactgtgcaggtactgtttcacattgtatgtgatgaggtgatagtagcgatcctaatggttagcaactatttatggatgcatattccctacgtattgagcttcgtgactgtatatactagatgtgCTTGTACTATAATATGATACAGAGATGGCCATGGTTGTTATAGAGATGTGGTTATTGATTTGTACTGATTGTTACccttattctcttttttttctcgctgttatctATACTCGCATTAACaactctggtcatatcgcgagttaatcttctgtgtgaaatccgaaggcctgtgtactattgttgagactggttctattgttgtgaactagatggcgactgtatatgtattactgatttgttattaatatgatttcggtgatgaatgaggccggtgatattcagggatgttgtggcccgaatttcctagcatttgtcttacggttgagggaaaaccctgaaaaaacctcaacaaggaaattcaacccgaccgggaatctggTTGCAATGGTTCTCGCAGCCACTGAAGAAGTGCATCAATCACCTGGAATGCTAGAGTATATGGGACAGTCCATGGTACAGTCACTGTACAATCTGTAAAGTTCATGGCGGTCGACATTTTGAACAGCTGCTTTAAACGAAGTGAACAGTACACAATGTACTGTACAGTGAAGTGTTTAACAAACAAGTACTGTATGTGTTTTGTTCTAAGGTTTGTTTCATTACTcaagtaattttgtattgtttatattataatttatgatATTACAGTACCTACTTCAGAACTTAGTTGATTACTTTTTAAACTTTTCCTTGTATTCTATCAGAACCAATCTTATCATTATCTAAATGACATGCTACAAGTAAACAAATCAATAACATATTACTCAGTAATAAGTCACCCGAGACCATGGGTTCTTATATCAAAACACTGAGCCAACATCCCTGAACAACCTGTGAAAGTTTGTCGGAGAAGTTCtggatcaccctgtatgtgtACTCATGCATTTCCAAGCAGCAGTTGTCACAATGTTGAGCATTTATgatttcatgaataaaataatgcAGTATTTTACATCTCTGCTTTTTAAATTAAGCGAAGGAATGTAAAAGAACAAGTTATTTCACATCCATTGCTTTAATCTTGTGCCGACAAGAATACTTATACAATAGCTGTATCAGAGAGCGCATGTCTGTGTTGACGGCTAATaatgtttttttccattttgaatcttgcgtacactacttttaacacttgaatataattaattgattcactagcggacttactcgtgttaattatgtaagtttgagcggcttacagctgtttcggtgcatcatcacaccatcttcagagcctactagatctcggcgtcatctcgaacttctctgcctgttatgtgggtgtgtttgatttttgaaaggtgttgaagagtggaatgaaatagtgtgtgtgttctgaaattgatctgtgtgttgagaatttgatcagggtgtgttttagtgtgtctgtatattttgtattgttctagtgtgttgagtttttggttcttgggttgtatgtgtaggat harbors:
- the Kyat gene encoding kynurenine aminotransferase; translation: MLKRIAPACRHLLRPRVTSHSCLPVVCRAQSTMSDKFDLPARYHGSEKSVWVEYIQLALEHKPLNLGQGFPDFAAPDYVTKALSEAPVDENVLLNQYTRGFGHPRLVNALGKLYSQLLGREINPQTEVLVTAGAYEALFSSIFGHTSPGDEVIIIEPFFDCYDPMVRAAGGTPRFIPLRTNKKSGKIMSSDWVLDPAELTSLFNKKTKAIILNTPHNPIGKVFNQQELELIADLCKKWNVLCISDEVYEWLVYKPSKHIRIATLPGMWERTVTIGSAGKTFSVTGWKIGWAYGPANLMRNLQTVHQNCVYTCSTPIQEAVARGFELELGRLGQPECYYLSLPRELEAKRDYMAKFLSDVGMVPTIPEGGYFMVADWSPLAGRVNLDQETDPLKDYRFTKWMSKNVKLQGIPPSAFYSDQHKHLCETSVRYCFIKKDETLQKAAEILQKWKASG